A DNA window from Camelina sativa cultivar DH55 chromosome 17, Cs, whole genome shotgun sequence contains the following coding sequences:
- the LOC109130045 gene encoding putative F-box protein At1g20795 has product MQPTAIKNNSTMEALPCSLLDQILFRLDPKSLAMMQCTGRYINSYISDDIFRSEYMSRVGTGLLHISSFGSNILFCYPFGDSTLFRNQEYPLDVKTRVLSICSGLLLLLMDGLCVVNPLTKRYRFLDHSKSKFLSRADREEDETFVLGWEQLNRIGFAVDQIDRTTQRFKVVIIKEVTEDASKPDKTVYQFEISTGASCWKLSKTTITCSASELMADKKPLYLDGSLHWLRNDGSILAFNPETEQARLVPIKLPSKLITKNLFTVAGNVLALVSATDEVIYIYHLGNILIDPKWVLVKQIQNRAVDKSWTRFWYLGAYDGKSLVVRENEVIHVYDLSADEWGFVGWVPQWCDGFQNFHHFTLSLSSARELNEKVDVERVNPFLGERISSLRKIMRLIDDSNPYALAWSSKKQPIVTLSTTEAEYVAASVCACQAVWFMRMLQELGYEVTESTVIRCDNTSAIKLSKNPVFHGRCKHIGVRFHFLRELVRDGVIRLEHCGSQEQVADIFTKPLKREAFESLRSKLGICSAASKLSLMHQA; this is encoded by the exons ATGCAACCTACTGCTATCAAAAAC AATTCGACCATGGAGGCCTTACCTTGTAGTCTCCTCGACCAGATTCTCTTCAGATTGGATCCGAAATCTCTGGCAATGATGCAATGCACGGGTCGATATATCAACTCTTACATATCCGATGATATCTTCAGATCCGAATACATGTCTCGTGTCGGAACCGGTTTGCTTCACATCTCCAGCTTTGGCTCAAACATCCTCTTCTGCTACCCTTTTGGCGATTCTACGCTATTCCGCAACCAAGAATATCCCTTAGATGTCAAGACTCGGGTTCTCTCAATTTGTTCTGGCCTCCTCCTACTCTTAATGGATGGTCTCTGTGTCGTGAACCCGCTCACAAAGAGGTACCGATTCCTTGATCACTCTAAATCCAAGTTTCTTTCTCGTGCtgacagagaagaagatgaaacctTCGTTCTCGGATGGGAGCAACTGAACCGCATTGGTTTTGCGGTTGATCAAATTGACCGAACAACTCAGAGATTCAAAGTTGTCATCATAAAAGAAGTTACTGAAGACGCTTCGAAGCCTGACAAAACGGTGTATCAGTTCGAGATCAGCACAGGGGCTTCTTGTTGGAAACTGTCGAAGACAACTATTACTTGCAGCGCAAGCGAACTAATGGCGGATAAGAAACCGCTTTACTTGGACGGATCTCTTCACTGGCTCAGAAATGACGGAAGCATTTTAGCTTTCAAtccagaaacagagcaagcaCGTCTGGTTCCTATCAAGCTTCCCTCAAAACTTATCACGAAGAACCTGTTCACAGTCGCAGGGAACGTACTAGCATTGGTATCAGCGACGGATGAAGTGATTTACATTTATCACCTCGGGAATATTCTCATCGATCCCAAGTGGGTCTTGGTGAAGCAGATACAGAACCGAGCGGTGGACAAAAGTTGGACGAGGTTCTGGTACCTTGGGGCGTACGACGGCAAGAGTTTAGTGGTGAGGGAGAACGAAGTTATTCATGTGTACGACTTGAGTGCCGACGAGTGGGGATTCGTAGGTTGGGTTCCACAGTGGTGCGATGGTTTTCAAAACTTTCACCATTTTACACTGTCTTTATCCTCTGCGAGAGAACTGAATGAGAAGGTGGACGTCGAGAGGGTGAATCCGTTTCTTGGTGAACGCATCTCCTCTCTAAGGAAAATTATGAGACTGATTGATGATAGCAATCCTTATGCTCTGGCATGGTCATCGAAGAAGCAACCAATCGTCACGTTATCAACAACCGAAGCTGAGTATGTAGCTGCATCTGTTTGTGCCTGTCAAGCAGTCTGGTTTATGAGGATGTTGCAAGAATTGGGATATGAAGTAACAGAAAGCACTGTGATTCGCTGTGACAACACTTCAGCAATCAAGTTGTCTAAAAATCCAGTGTTTCATGGAAGATGCAAGCATATTGGAGTTCGTTTTCATTTTCTGCGAGAATTGGTTAGAGATGGAGTGATCAGATTGGAGCATTGTGGGTCTCAAGAACAAGTTGCAGACATTTTCACAAAACCATTGAAGCGTGAAGCTTTTGAGAGTCTGAGAAGCAAGCTTGGAATCTGTTCTGCTGCAAGTAAGCTAAGCTTGATGCACCAAGCTTAG
- the LOC104756431 gene encoding putative F-box protein At1g20800 translates to MDSLPFHLLEEILCKLDPKSLAMMQCTDRSIKTHISDDPYFKSVFRNKCYDEGMVDGYHLRANKWRVMGWIPRWYDGNRETNQSKPSLSVDVDVAMVDVDNDDKHISSMSKIMSLISGISPYAQSLFKKKENRVGKRLMIEEEQQKFLDVKRRINKRRRVM, encoded by the coding sequence ATGGATAGCTTACCTTTTCACCTACTTGAAGAGATTCTCTGCAAACTCGATCCAAAATCTCTGGCGATGATGCAATGCACGGATCGATCTATCAAGACGCATATATCGGACGATCCGTATTTCAAATCTGTATTTAGAAACAAGTGTTACGACGAGGGAATGGTTGATGGGTACCACTTGAGAGCTAACAAGTGGAGAGTTATGGGTTGGATTCCACGGTGGTACGATGGTAATCGAGAGACTAATCAGTCCAAACCGTCTTTGTCCGTGGACGTCGACGTGGCGATGGTTGATGTTGATAATGATGATAAACACATCTCCTCTATGAGCAAAATAATGAGCCTGATTAGTGGAATCTCACCATATGCTCAGAGTCTcttcaagaaaaaggaaaatagagtTGGAAAAAGATTGATGAtcgaagaagaacaacaaaagttCCTAGACGTGAAGAGAAgaatcaacaaaagaagaagagtcatgTAA
- the LOC104759317 gene encoding putative F-box protein At1g20800 has protein sequence ISHHRLWNEIRVSKVQNRAFTITALVSATDEVIYIYHLGNILIDPKWVLVKQIQNRAVDKSSTRFWYLGAYDGKSLVVRENEVIHVYDLSADEWGFVGWVPQWCDGFQNFHHFTLSLSSARELNEKVDVERVTPVRGNNGERISSLRKIMRLIDDSNPYALAWFKKNEKRLEEEKKSKMMVGEPSFSNVERISKRKRSSRKTRLGW, from the coding sequence ATAAGCCACCATCGTTTATGGAATGAGATCAGAGTTTCCAAAGTACAAAACAGAGCTTTTACAATTACAGCATTGGTATCAGCGACGGATGAAGTGATTTACATTTATCACCTCGGGAATATTCTCATCGATCCTAAGTGGGTCTTGGTGAAGCAGATCCAGAACCGAGCGGTGGACAAAAGTTCGACGAGGTTCTGGTACCTTGGGGCGTACGACGGCAAGAGTTTAGTGGTGAGGGAGAACGAAGTTATTCATGTGTACGACTTGAGTGCCGACGAGTGGGGATTCGTAGGTTGGGTTCCACAGTGGTGCGatggttttcaaaattttcaccaTTTTACACTGTCTTTATCCTCTGCGAGAGAACTGAATGAGAAGGTGGACGTCGAGAGGGTGACACCGGTTCGTGGTAATAATGGTGAACGCATCTCCTCTCTAAGGAAAATTATGAGACTGATTGATGATAGCAATCCTTATGCTCTGGCATggtttaagaaaaatgaaaagcgacttgaagaagaaaagaaatcgaAGATGATGGTGGGTGAGCCTTCTTTCTCAAACGTGGAGAGAatcagcaaaagaaaaagatccaGTAGAAAAACTAGACTTGGATGGTAA